In Mycolicibacterium phocaicum, one DNA window encodes the following:
- a CDS encoding purine-cytosine permease family protein encodes MTTEQSLDEVHGQPMAAARVGPWSRFVTWANQDTIEDFSLRYAPKSFRKWSPMACAVAALGGIAYLADYSIGASIAVTHGAASAVVAILVAAVTIFLTGIPIAYYAAKYNIDMDLLTRGAGFGYFGSTLTSLIYASFCFIFFALEGAIMAQAMKLAFGIPLALGYIIGSLIIIPLVLYGMTALAKFQVWTQPLWLILFVAPIAFIATADPAGFHGFLSWAGNGGSEQVTAIGVGAGAGVALSLIAQIGEQVDYLRFMPEKSETPPLRWWAAVLAAGPGWVILGAAKQICGAFLAFYVAGKVGFAAATEPIEQFLGGFGSVIHNDALALGLATLMVLLSQVKINVTNAYSGSLSWSNFFSRILHVHPGRVVYLGLHIAIALALMLSDMFAVLNTILGFYSNVAIAWIGAIVADLVINKPLLKLSPSYVEFKRAYLYSINPVGFVSMLVGSVFSILAFYHAFGDFLAAWSPYLALTLSFVLSPVMCIATKGKYYLARRNPLREEIEKEPLWAGQTLLDVVDQKRYELPDMVHDCPFHHGTVSSLTCTLTKDCHDMCKKDGYTDSTSTEELKTAVAPQSS; translated from the coding sequence ATGACTACCGAGCAATCCTTAGACGAAGTGCACGGCCAACCAATGGCCGCGGCCCGCGTCGGCCCGTGGTCCCGCTTTGTCACCTGGGCCAACCAGGACACCATCGAGGACTTCTCACTTCGCTACGCGCCCAAGTCTTTTCGCAAATGGTCGCCGATGGCATGCGCCGTGGCCGCGTTGGGCGGCATCGCTTACCTCGCCGACTACTCGATCGGCGCCTCGATCGCCGTCACCCACGGCGCGGCCAGCGCGGTCGTCGCGATCCTGGTCGCCGCGGTCACGATATTTCTCACCGGCATCCCGATCGCGTACTACGCCGCGAAGTACAACATCGACATGGATCTGCTCACGCGCGGAGCCGGTTTCGGATACTTCGGCTCGACCCTGACGAGCCTCATCTACGCCAGCTTCTGCTTCATCTTCTTCGCGCTCGAGGGCGCGATCATGGCGCAGGCGATGAAATTGGCGTTCGGCATTCCGCTGGCGCTCGGCTACATCATCGGCTCACTGATCATCATTCCGCTCGTGCTCTACGGCATGACGGCCCTGGCCAAGTTCCAGGTCTGGACCCAGCCGTTGTGGCTGATCCTGTTCGTCGCCCCCATCGCCTTCATCGCGACCGCGGATCCGGCTGGCTTCCACGGGTTCCTGAGCTGGGCCGGCAACGGCGGCAGCGAACAGGTGACGGCCATCGGGGTCGGGGCGGGCGCCGGCGTGGCCTTGTCGCTCATCGCCCAGATCGGTGAACAGGTCGACTACCTGCGCTTCATGCCCGAGAAGTCGGAAACACCGCCACTGCGGTGGTGGGCCGCGGTACTCGCCGCCGGTCCCGGCTGGGTGATTCTCGGCGCGGCCAAGCAGATTTGCGGCGCCTTCCTGGCCTTCTACGTCGCGGGCAAGGTCGGTTTCGCGGCCGCCACCGAACCCATCGAGCAGTTCCTCGGCGGCTTCGGCTCGGTCATCCACAACGACGCCCTCGCCCTCGGGCTGGCCACGCTGATGGTGTTGCTGTCCCAGGTCAAGATCAATGTCACCAACGCGTATTCGGGCTCGTTGTCCTGGTCGAACTTCTTCAGTCGGATTCTGCATGTGCACCCGGGCCGGGTGGTGTACCTCGGCCTGCACATCGCCATCGCGCTGGCACTGATGCTCAGCGACATGTTCGCCGTGCTCAACACCATCCTGGGGTTCTACTCCAACGTCGCGATCGCCTGGATCGGTGCGATCGTCGCCGACCTGGTGATCAACAAGCCGCTGCTGAAGCTCAGCCCGTCTTACGTCGAGTTCAAGCGGGCCTACCTCTACAGCATCAATCCGGTCGGGTTCGTCTCGATGCTGGTGGGTTCGGTGTTCTCGATCCTGGCCTTCTACCACGCTTTCGGTGATTTCCTCGCGGCGTGGTCGCCGTACCTGGCGCTGACACTGTCGTTCGTACTGTCCCCGGTGATGTGCATCGCGACCAAGGGCAAGTACTACCTGGCGCGGCGCAATCCACTTCGTGAGGAGATCGAGAAGGAGCCGCTGTGGGCGGGTCAGACGCTGCTGGACGTCGTCGACCAGAAGCGCTACGAATTGCCGGACATGGTGCACGACTGTCCTTTTCACCACGGCACCGTGTCCTCGCTGACCTGCACGCTGACCAAGGACTGCCATGACATGTGCAAGAAGGACGGCTACACCGATTCCACCAGCACGGAGGAACTGAAGACTGCGGTTGCACCGCAGTCGAGCTGA
- a CDS encoding substrate-binding domain-containing protein, which yields MVNPKPATIPARPDRDVVDIALVVPLSGPAGMFGPSCEASAELAAEDINAAGGILDRPVRIHPVDAGAPLRELADELGRLVAQQQIDAVVGWHLSNARRVIAPQTAGRVPYVYTTFYEGGESTDGVYMVGETPEQQLFPALTWLREHLGLKRWCIVGNDYIWPRQTARVTKEYMWRSGLEFVGEAFVPLGGRDFRPMLDVIASSEADGVLVLMVGADNAAFNRAFARAGLDQSVVRLSLMIGEDVLCASGSGATTGLYTACGYFESLPTEVNMGFGSHYLQRFGSAAPALNNIGESCYEGLLLLTALAQTARSLEVAAIDRARANVAYQGPRGEVVMRGAHTRQPVYLASADQLEFDVIAELTP from the coding sequence ATGGTGAATCCGAAACCCGCGACGATTCCCGCGCGCCCCGACCGGGATGTGGTCGACATCGCGCTCGTGGTGCCGTTGAGCGGGCCCGCCGGGATGTTCGGACCTTCGTGCGAGGCGAGCGCCGAACTCGCCGCCGAGGACATCAACGCCGCCGGCGGCATACTGGACCGGCCCGTCCGGATTCATCCGGTGGACGCCGGGGCGCCGCTGCGTGAGCTGGCGGACGAACTGGGCCGCCTGGTCGCCCAGCAGCAGATCGACGCGGTGGTGGGCTGGCACCTGTCGAATGCGCGGCGCGTCATCGCGCCGCAGACGGCCGGTCGGGTGCCCTACGTGTACACCACGTTCTACGAGGGCGGCGAGAGCACCGACGGGGTGTACATGGTGGGGGAAACCCCAGAGCAGCAACTGTTTCCGGCGTTGACGTGGTTGCGTGAGCACCTCGGGCTGAAACGCTGGTGCATCGTCGGCAACGACTACATCTGGCCGCGGCAGACCGCCCGCGTGACCAAGGAGTACATGTGGCGATCGGGCCTCGAATTCGTCGGTGAGGCATTCGTTCCGCTGGGCGGGCGAGATTTCCGGCCCATGCTCGACGTCATCGCCAGCTCGGAGGCCGACGGGGTGCTGGTGTTGATGGTGGGCGCCGACAACGCGGCGTTCAATCGCGCGTTCGCCCGTGCCGGTCTGGACCAGAGCGTCGTGAGACTGTCGTTGATGATCGGTGAGGATGTGTTGTGCGCCAGCGGAAGTGGGGCGACCACCGGCCTGTACACCGCGTGTGGTTACTTCGAGAGTCTGCCCACCGAGGTGAACATGGGCTTCGGCTCGCACTATCTGCAACGGTTCGGCAGTGCCGCCCCGGCGCTCAACAACATCGGTGAATCCTGTTACGAGGGACTGCTTCTGCTCACCGCGCTGGCTCAGACGGCCCGCAGCCTGGAGGTGGCCGCGATCGATCGGGCACGCGCCAATGTCGCGTACCAGGGCCCGCGCGGCGAGGTCGTCATGCGTGGTGCCCATACTCGTCAACCGGTGTACCTCGCCAGCGCCGACCAGCTCGAATTCGATGTGATCGCCGAGCTGACGCCCTGA
- a CDS encoding MarR family winged helix-turn-helix transcriptional regulator produces the protein MEMKPGARADTVEELARLVKSVAFELDRVVTDHLAGLTVRQWHVLAALEGGAGKPMTALAEVTLLPGPSLTRLVDGMVDDNLVLRKADVVDRRRVLVYQTRRGAALYRQNRERLNKSEQLAALCTSTSLQPEALAELLVTLQRPGSPADLRD, from the coding sequence ATGGAAATGAAGCCCGGCGCCCGTGCCGACACCGTCGAGGAACTCGCTCGATTGGTGAAGTCGGTTGCGTTCGAACTCGACCGCGTGGTGACAGATCACCTGGCCGGTTTGACGGTGCGTCAGTGGCATGTGCTGGCCGCGCTCGAAGGCGGTGCCGGCAAGCCGATGACGGCACTGGCCGAGGTGACGCTGCTGCCCGGACCGAGCCTGACCCGGCTCGTCGACGGGATGGTCGACGACAACCTGGTGCTGCGCAAGGCCGATGTGGTCGATCGCCGACGGGTATTGGTCTACCAGACCCGAAGGGGCGCTGCGCTGTACCGCCAGAACCGCGAGCGGCTCAACAAGTCCGAGCAGCTGGCCGCACTGTGCACGTCGACGTCACTGCAGCCCGAGGCGCTGGCCGAACTGCTGGTCACGCTACAGCGGCCGGGTTCCCCGGCGGACCTTCGCGACTGA
- the fmdA gene encoding formamidase, with protein sequence MPELLFPLDSTKKFTDQKLVGHNRWHPDIPPAVTVKPGDSFRAHCREWFDGAIHNDDSAEDILNAPLKGVHCLSGPFAIEGAEPGDLLIVDILDVGPIPQEDSGPLAGQGWGYTGIFAKQNGGGFLTDQFPDAYKAIWDFSGQKASSRHVPGVKYTGIVHPGLMGTAPSAALLAKWNAREGALIATDPDRVPPLALPPEPQDAILGSLSGDAFTKAAAEAARTAPPRENGGNQDIKNVTKGSRVFYPVFVPGANLSFGDLHFSQGDGEITFCGAIEMGGFMDLHVDLIKGGMETYGVHENAIFMPGNTDPQYSEWLAFSGTSVTLDGEQKYLDSDLAYQRACLHAIDYLTKFGYSPEQAYLLLGSAPIEGRLSGVVDIPNSCATVYIPTAIFDFPVAPSASGPYQIDPGMGAPHASF encoded by the coding sequence GTGCCGGAATTGCTGTTCCCCCTGGATTCGACGAAGAAGTTCACCGACCAGAAGCTGGTCGGCCACAACCGCTGGCACCCGGATATCCCGCCCGCCGTTACCGTCAAGCCGGGGGACAGCTTCCGGGCGCACTGCCGGGAGTGGTTCGACGGCGCGATCCACAACGACGACTCGGCCGAGGACATCCTCAATGCCCCGCTCAAGGGCGTGCACTGCCTGTCCGGGCCGTTCGCGATCGAGGGTGCCGAGCCAGGTGACCTGCTGATCGTCGACATCCTCGACGTGGGGCCCATCCCGCAGGAAGACTCGGGGCCACTGGCCGGACAGGGCTGGGGATACACCGGCATCTTCGCCAAGCAGAACGGCGGCGGGTTCCTCACCGATCAGTTCCCCGACGCCTACAAGGCGATCTGGGACTTCTCCGGGCAGAAGGCCAGCTCACGCCACGTGCCCGGGGTGAAGTACACCGGCATCGTGCATCCCGGCCTCATGGGTACCGCGCCGTCGGCCGCGCTGCTGGCCAAGTGGAACGCCCGCGAAGGCGCCCTGATCGCGACCGATCCCGACCGCGTGCCACCGCTGGCATTGCCGCCCGAACCGCAGGACGCGATCCTCGGCTCATTGAGCGGCGACGCCTTCACCAAGGCGGCCGCCGAAGCCGCCCGCACCGCGCCGCCCCGGGAGAACGGCGGAAACCAGGACATCAAGAACGTCACCAAGGGCAGCCGGGTGTTCTATCCGGTGTTCGTCCCCGGTGCGAACCTGTCGTTCGGCGACCTGCACTTCTCGCAGGGCGACGGCGAGATCACGTTCTGCGGGGCGATCGAGATGGGCGGGTTCATGGACCTGCACGTGGATCTGATCAAGGGCGGCATGGAGACCTACGGCGTGCACGAGAACGCGATCTTCATGCCGGGCAACACCGATCCGCAGTACTCGGAATGGCTGGCCTTCTCGGGCACCTCGGTGACCCTCGACGGCGAGCAGAAGTACCTCGACTCGGATCTGGCCTACCAGCGGGCCTGTCTGCACGCCATCGACTACCTGACCAAGTTCGGCTACAGCCCGGAGCAGGCCTACCTGCTGCTCGGGTCCGCGCCGATCGAGGGGCGGCTCTCCGGGGTGGTGGACATCCCGAATTCCTGTGCGACGGTGTACATCCCGACGGCGATCTTCGACTTCCCGGTGGCGCCGTCGGCGTCCGGGCCGTACCAGATCGATCCCGGAATGGGCGCGCCACACGCCAGCTTCTGA
- a CDS encoding FmdB family zinc ribbon protein, which produces MPTYVFRCGRGCPDFTEQHSMATAPADTPCPSCSGQAKRRIGAPALGAGNSSGMRLQDATRVTADRPDVVSSLPASRRRTPVTANPLHRKLPRP; this is translated from the coding sequence GTGCCTACCTACGTATTCCGGTGTGGCCGGGGTTGCCCGGACTTCACCGAACAGCATTCGATGGCGACCGCGCCCGCCGATACCCCCTGCCCGAGCTGCAGCGGCCAGGCCAAGCGCAGAATCGGCGCGCCCGCGCTGGGCGCCGGCAACTCATCGGGCATGCGGCTGCAGGACGCCACCCGCGTGACGGCGGACCGCCCGGACGTCGTCAGCAGCCTGCCCGCGAGTCGCCGTCGCACGCCGGTGACCGCGAATCCGTTGCACCGCAAGCTCCCCCGGCCCTAG
- the tsf gene encoding translation elongation factor Ts, with amino-acid sequence MANYTAADVKRLRELTGSGMLDCKNALVETEGDFDKAVEVLRIKGAKDVGKRAERATAEGLVAAKDGALIELNSETDFVAKNAEFQALADQILTAAVAAKANDVETLKAATVDGTTVEQLVADLSAKIGEKLELRRVAYFDGTVETYLHKRAADLPPAVGVLVEYNGASEEAAHAVALQIAALKAKYLTREDVPADLVANERRIAEETAKEEGKPEAALPKIVEGRVTGFYKDVVLLDQPSVSDNKKTVKALLDEAGVTVTRFVRFEVGQQ; translated from the coding sequence ATGGCTAACTACACCGCTGCTGACGTAAAGCGACTGCGGGAGCTCACCGGCTCCGGCATGCTCGACTGCAAGAACGCACTGGTTGAGACCGAGGGTGACTTCGACAAGGCCGTCGAGGTCCTGCGCATCAAGGGTGCCAAGGACGTCGGCAAGCGCGCTGAGCGCGCCACCGCCGAGGGCCTGGTCGCCGCCAAGGACGGCGCCCTCATCGAGCTGAACTCCGAGACCGACTTCGTCGCCAAGAACGCCGAATTCCAGGCTCTCGCGGATCAGATCCTCACCGCAGCTGTCGCGGCCAAGGCCAACGACGTGGAGACCCTCAAGGCCGCCACCGTCGACGGCACCACCGTCGAGCAGCTGGTCGCGGACCTGTCCGCGAAGATCGGCGAGAAGCTCGAACTGCGTCGGGTCGCCTACTTCGACGGCACCGTCGAGACCTACCTGCACAAGCGTGCCGCGGACCTGCCGCCGGCCGTGGGTGTGCTGGTCGAGTACAACGGTGCTTCTGAAGAGGCCGCGCACGCGGTCGCGCTGCAGATCGCCGCGCTGAAGGCCAAGTACCTCACCCGTGAGGACGTGCCCGCCGACCTGGTCGCCAACGAGCGTCGTATCGCCGAGGAGACCGCCAAGGAAGAGGGCAAGCCCGAGGCCGCACTGCCGAAGATCGTCGAAGGCCGCGTCACCGGCTTCTACAAGGACGTCGTGCTGCTCGACCAGCCGTCGGTGTCCGACAACAAGAAGACCGTGAAGGCCCTGCTGGACGAGGCCGGCGTCACCGTGACCCGCTTCGTGCGGTTCGAGGTCGGCCAGCAGTAA
- the rpsB gene encoding 30S ribosomal protein S2 produces the protein MAVVTMKQLLDSGAHFGHQTRRWNPKMKRFIFTDRNGIYIIDLQQTLTYIDKAYEFVKETVAHGGTVLFVGTKKQAQESIADEATRVGMPYVNQRWLGGMLTNFSTVHKRLQRLKELESMEQTGGFEGRTKKEILMLTREKNKLERSLGGIRDMQKVPSAIWVVDTNKEHLAVSEAIKLGIPVIAILDTNCDPDQVNYPIPGNDDAIRSAALLTKVIASAVAEGLQARSGAKTEAEGAEPLAEWEQELLAGATAGTDTAAAETAETTTTES, from the coding sequence ATGGCCGTAGTGACCATGAAGCAGCTGCTGGACAGCGGCGCACACTTCGGGCACCAGACCCGTCGCTGGAACCCCAAGATGAAGCGGTTCATCTTCACCGACCGCAACGGCATCTACATCATCGACTTGCAGCAGACGCTGACCTACATCGACAAGGCGTACGAATTCGTCAAGGAGACCGTTGCCCACGGCGGCACCGTGCTCTTCGTCGGTACCAAGAAGCAGGCGCAGGAGTCCATCGCCGACGAGGCCACCCGTGTCGGCATGCCCTACGTCAACCAGCGCTGGCTGGGCGGCATGCTCACCAACTTCTCGACCGTTCACAAGCGCCTGCAGCGCCTGAAGGAACTCGAGTCGATGGAGCAGACCGGTGGCTTCGAGGGTCGCACCAAGAAGGAAATCCTCATGCTGACGCGTGAGAAGAACAAGCTCGAGCGCAGCCTCGGCGGTATCCGGGACATGCAGAAGGTTCCGTCGGCCATCTGGGTCGTCGACACCAACAAGGAGCACCTGGCCGTTTCCGAGGCCATCAAGCTCGGCATCCCGGTCATCGCGATCCTGGACACCAACTGCGATCCCGACCAGGTCAACTACCCGATCCCGGGTAACGACGACGCCATCCGCAGCGCCGCGCTGCTGACCAAGGTGATCGCCTCCGCGGTTGCCGAGGGTCTGCAGGCCCGTTCGGGTGCCAAGACCGAGGCCGAAGGCGCCGAGCCGCTCGCCGAGTGGGAGCAGGAACTGCTCGCCGGCGCGACCGCCGGCACCGACACCGCGGCCGCTGAGACCGCCGAAACCACCACCACAGAAAGCTGA
- a CDS encoding murein hydrolase activator EnvC family protein → MRIVVLVVLATLWPAGVARADGDRLDWPLRPRPAVARVFDAPRPNWQRGHRGVDLAGAAGQTVYAAAPGTVVFAGELAGRPVVSVAHPGGLRTSYEPVRAAVRPGAVVAAGSPLGTLVAGHPGCGGSCLHWGAMWGASSNADYVDPLGLLATTTIRLKPDAP, encoded by the coding sequence ATGCGAATCGTCGTGCTTGTGGTGCTCGCCACCCTCTGGCCGGCCGGCGTGGCGCGCGCCGACGGCGACCGGCTGGACTGGCCGCTGCGGCCGCGACCGGCGGTCGCGCGGGTGTTCGACGCGCCCCGGCCGAACTGGCAGCGCGGACATCGTGGCGTCGACCTCGCCGGCGCTGCCGGGCAGACCGTGTACGCCGCGGCCCCGGGCACCGTGGTGTTCGCCGGCGAGCTCGCGGGCCGGCCGGTGGTGTCGGTGGCTCATCCGGGTGGGCTGCGGACCAGCTACGAGCCGGTGCGTGCGGCGGTCCGGCCCGGCGCCGTCGTCGCCGCGGGTTCGCCGCTGGGCACGCTGGTCGCCGGCCATCCGGGCTGCGGCGGGAGCTGCCTGCACTGGGGCGCCATGTGGGGTGCGTCGTCCAATGCCGACTACGTCGATCCCCTGGGCCTGCTCGCCACCACCACGATCCGCCTCAAGCCCGATGCCCCCTAA
- a CDS encoding tyrosine recombinase XerC: MHQAVLDEFDQFLELECGRSEHTRRAYLGDLRSLGEFLGDGATIADLDLMTLRSWLAEQAGRGAARTTLSRRTSAVKTFTAWAVRRGLLETDPAVRLQTPKAHRALPAVLRQDQAVDAMSAANSGAEQGDPLALRDRLIVEMLYATGIRVSELCGLDIDDVDQSRRLLRVLGKGDKERTVPFGEPASHALRAWLSDGRPALAVATSGPALLLGARGRRLDPRQARTVVHQTISAVDGAPDIGPHGLRHSAATHLLEGGADLRVVQELLGHSSLATTQLYTHVTVARLRAVHDQAHPRA; the protein is encoded by the coding sequence GTGCACCAGGCGGTTCTCGACGAGTTCGATCAGTTCCTCGAACTCGAATGCGGGCGTTCCGAGCACACCCGGCGTGCCTATCTGGGTGACCTGCGGTCGTTGGGGGAATTCCTCGGCGACGGCGCCACCATCGCCGACCTTGACCTCATGACGCTGCGGTCGTGGCTCGCCGAGCAGGCCGGCAGGGGCGCGGCGCGGACCACGCTGTCCCGCCGGACGTCGGCGGTCAAGACCTTCACCGCGTGGGCGGTGCGGCGCGGGCTGCTCGAGACCGATCCGGCCGTGCGGCTGCAGACCCCCAAGGCCCACCGTGCGCTGCCCGCCGTGCTCCGTCAGGATCAGGCGGTCGATGCCATGTCGGCGGCGAATTCCGGTGCGGAGCAAGGTGATCCGCTCGCGCTGCGGGATCGGCTGATCGTCGAGATGCTGTATGCCACCGGCATCCGCGTCAGCGAGCTCTGCGGCCTGGACATCGACGACGTCGACCAGAGTCGCCGGCTGCTGCGCGTCCTCGGTAAAGGCGACAAGGAGCGCACCGTGCCCTTCGGTGAGCCGGCCTCGCACGCGTTGCGGGCGTGGCTGTCCGACGGCCGCCCCGCACTGGCGGTCGCGACATCCGGCCCGGCGCTGCTGCTCGGGGCGCGGGGGCGGCGCCTCGACCCCCGTCAGGCGCGGACCGTCGTGCACCAGACGATCTCGGCGGTGGACGGTGCGCCCGACATCGGGCCACACGGCCTGCGGCACAGCGCGGCCACCCATCTGCTGGAAGGCGGCGCCGACCTGCGGGTGGTGCAGGAGCTGCTCGGCCATTCGTCGCTCGCGACCACGCAGCTCTACACGCACGTGACCGTCGCCCGGTTGCGTGCCGTCCACGACCAGGCCCACCCCCGGGCGTAA
- a CDS encoding Fic family protein produces MHPLGAVTYEDVRWEPQVRYAGMPPKYGTYHPAIPASIAELDLALPDAVVAEAEAASREIARFDAELGGEIAPFAAVLLRSESAASSQIENLSASARSIAEEELVGGTGKRNAADIVANTAAMQAALALSGTIDAAAILAMHAALMANQPRHTPGQWRTEPVWIGRGSTPIGATFVGPRHELIPAAIDDLIAFTKRTDTAVLPLIAVAHAQFETLHPFTDGNGRTGRALVQALLRNKALTRQITVPVSAGLLADTDGYIGALMAYREGDAAPIVELFAEASVRATVNGRRLVTDLRTIRASWNDRITARADSGAWKVADLLTSRPVINAALLVDAGIVAQTAHAQRVLTPLVEAGVIIETTAGRRNRVWRSAEVLAALDAFAERAGRRVDA; encoded by the coding sequence GTGCATCCACTTGGCGCCGTCACTTATGAGGATGTGCGCTGGGAGCCGCAGGTTCGTTACGCAGGTATGCCACCAAAGTACGGCACCTATCACCCGGCTATACCCGCAAGCATCGCCGAACTCGACCTGGCACTGCCCGACGCCGTGGTGGCCGAGGCTGAAGCGGCGAGCCGCGAGATTGCCCGGTTCGACGCCGAACTGGGCGGTGAGATCGCGCCGTTCGCTGCAGTCCTGCTGCGGTCAGAGTCCGCTGCCAGCTCACAGATCGAGAACCTCTCGGCGTCGGCACGATCTATCGCTGAGGAAGAGCTCGTCGGTGGCACTGGCAAGCGCAACGCCGCCGACATCGTCGCGAACACCGCCGCGATGCAGGCGGCATTGGCGCTGTCGGGGACCATCGACGCCGCTGCCATCCTGGCGATGCACGCTGCGCTCATGGCTAATCAGCCGCGGCACACCCCGGGGCAGTGGCGTACTGAGCCGGTGTGGATCGGTCGCGGGTCGACACCGATCGGAGCGACGTTCGTAGGCCCCCGCCACGAACTCATTCCCGCTGCGATCGACGACCTCATCGCGTTCACGAAGCGAACCGACACTGCAGTACTGCCGCTCATCGCGGTGGCCCACGCGCAGTTCGAGACACTGCATCCGTTCACTGACGGCAACGGCCGCACGGGGCGGGCACTGGTGCAAGCGCTGCTGCGCAACAAGGCACTGACCCGTCAGATCACTGTGCCGGTGTCGGCGGGCTTGCTGGCCGATACGGACGGATATATCGGGGCACTGATGGCGTACCGAGAGGGTGACGCCGCGCCCATCGTGGAGCTATTTGCCGAGGCGAGCGTGCGCGCGACGGTCAACGGTCGGCGGCTGGTCACAGACCTGCGCACCATCCGCGCCAGCTGGAACGACAGGATCACCGCGCGCGCGGATTCCGGAGCGTGGAAGGTGGCCGACCTACTGACCAGCCGCCCAGTGATCAATGCCGCGTTGCTCGTGGACGCGGGCATCGTGGCCCAAACCGCACATGCCCAGCGAGTGCTGACCCCATTGGTTGAGGCAGGCGTAATCATCGAGACCACCGCCGGCCGCCGCAATCGCGTATGGCGATCCGCGGAAGTTCTTGCCGCACTCGATGCGTTTGCCGAACGTGCGGGCAGGCGCGTCGACGCTTGA
- a CDS encoding lactate 2-monooxygenase, whose translation MAFGDYQLEIYLQGLGGVVPTLPISFVELEERAQAAMPPSIWSYVAGGAGDERTQRVNVSAFDRWGLMPRMLVGATERDLTVDLFGLKLPSPLFLAPIGVMGICSRDGHGDLHAARAAAQTGVPMMVSTLTSDPLEDVAAEFGDTPGFFQLYTPKDRDLAASLVSRAEAAGYQGIVVTLDTWVPGWRPRDLSTANFPQLRGHCLSNYTSDPVFRAKLPAPPEQNPQGVVMQWVQDFGNPLTWDDLPWLRSLTKLPLLVKGICHPDDARRVRDAGLDGIYCSNHGGRQANGGIPAIDCLPGVVAAADGLPVLFDSGVRTGADVVKALALGATAVGIGRPYAYGMALAGTAGVVHVVRSLLAETDLTMAIDGYRSLSDLTPDALRRVEVH comes from the coding sequence ATGGCGTTCGGTGACTACCAACTCGAGATCTATCTGCAGGGACTCGGCGGCGTCGTGCCGACGCTGCCGATCTCGTTCGTAGAACTCGAGGAGCGCGCCCAGGCCGCGATGCCGCCGTCGATCTGGTCGTACGTCGCCGGCGGCGCCGGTGACGAGCGGACGCAGCGCGTCAACGTCAGCGCGTTCGACCGCTGGGGCCTCATGCCGCGCATGCTGGTCGGGGCCACCGAGCGCGACCTGACCGTCGACCTGTTCGGGCTGAAGCTGCCGTCGCCGCTGTTCCTGGCGCCCATCGGCGTCATGGGCATCTGCTCGCGAGACGGCCACGGTGACCTGCATGCCGCGCGGGCCGCGGCCCAAACCGGTGTCCCCATGATGGTCTCGACGCTCACCAGTGATCCGCTGGAGGATGTCGCCGCTGAATTCGGTGACACCCCAGGCTTTTTCCAGCTCTACACCCCGAAAGACCGGGACCTCGCGGCCAGCCTGGTCAGCCGTGCCGAGGCGGCGGGGTACCAGGGCATCGTCGTCACCCTCGACACCTGGGTGCCCGGCTGGCGTCCCCGCGACCTCTCGACGGCCAACTTCCCGCAGCTGCGCGGCCACTGCCTGTCCAACTACACCAGTGACCCGGTGTTCCGGGCCAAACTGCCCGCGCCGCCCGAGCAGAACCCGCAGGGCGTGGTGATGCAGTGGGTGCAGGACTTCGGCAACCCGCTGACCTGGGATGACCTGCCGTGGCTGCGGTCGCTGACGAAGCTGCCGCTGCTGGTCAAAGGCATCTGCCATCCCGACGACGCGCGGCGCGTCCGCGATGCCGGGCTCGACGGCATCTACTGCTCCAACCACGGCGGCCGGCAGGCCAACGGCGGAATTCCGGCCATCGACTGCCTCCCTGGGGTCGTCGCGGCGGCCGACGGTCTGCCGGTGCTGTTCGACTCCGGCGTCCGGACCGGTGCCGACGTCGTCAAGGCACTGGCGCTGGGGGCGACCGCCGTCGGCATCGGGCGGCCGTACGCCTACGGAATGGCGCTCGCCGGCACCGCCGGCGTCGTTCATGTGGTGCGGTCCCTGCTGGCCGAAACGGACCTGACCATGGCCATCGACGGCTACCGTTCGCTGTCCGACCTGACGCCGGATGCCTTGCGTCGCGTCGAGGTGCATTGA